A single genomic interval of Arthrobacter methylotrophus harbors:
- a CDS encoding ATP-binding cassette domain-containing protein, which translates to MNAKQIDQQTLLKDEKDPLTHTPVHLLSLDRVGKHYGNIIALRDVTMAVDNGRVTCVLGDNGAGKSTLIKIIAGLHQHDEGTLHVMGDERKFNSPRDALDAGIATVYQDLAVVPLMPIWRNFFLGSELTSGFGPFKSMDVQKMKDITLKELAAMGIDLRDVEQPIGQLSGGERQCVAIARAVYFGAKVLILDEPTAALGVKQSGVVLRYILQARDRGLGVIFITHNPHHAFPVGDRFLLLKRGKSIGYYDKKDITLDELTAQMAGGAELAELAHELEQLGGHTEALKEVQAEVAGVTEIADVADVADSSRENSPRHA; encoded by the coding sequence CCCCGTGCACCTGCTCTCCCTCGACAGGGTGGGCAAGCACTACGGGAACATCATCGCCCTGCGTGATGTGACGATGGCCGTGGACAACGGACGCGTCACCTGCGTGCTGGGGGACAACGGCGCGGGCAAGTCCACGCTGATCAAGATCATCGCCGGCCTGCACCAGCACGACGAAGGCACCCTGCACGTCATGGGCGATGAGCGGAAGTTCAACTCGCCCCGGGACGCCCTGGACGCGGGCATCGCCACGGTCTACCAGGACCTGGCCGTGGTCCCGTTGATGCCGATCTGGCGCAACTTCTTCCTCGGCTCGGAACTGACCTCCGGGTTTGGGCCGTTCAAGAGTATGGATGTCCAGAAGATGAAGGACATCACGCTGAAGGAACTGGCCGCGATGGGCATCGACCTGCGCGATGTGGAACAGCCCATCGGCCAGCTCTCCGGGGGTGAACGACAGTGTGTGGCGATCGCCAGGGCCGTGTATTTCGGGGCGAAGGTGTTGATCCTGGACGAACCCACCGCCGCGCTGGGTGTCAAGCAGTCCGGCGTCGTGCTCCGCTACATCCTGCAGGCCCGCGACCGGGGCCTGGGCGTCATTTTCATCACGCACAACCCGCACCACGCCTTCCCCGTCGGTGACCGGTTCCTGCTGCTCAAACGCGGCAAATCGATCGGCTACTACGACAAGAAGGACATCACCCTGGACGAACTCACCGCCCAGATGGCCGGCGGCGCGGAACTGGCAGAACTCGCCCACGAACTCGAACAACTCGGCGGACACACCGAAGCCCTCAAAGAAGTCCAAGCCGAAGTCGCCGGGGTAACTGAAATCGCCGACGTTGCTGACGTTGCCGACTCTTCAAGGGAAAACAGCCCGAGGCACGCCTAA